The following are from one region of the Vanessa cardui chromosome 3, ilVanCard2.1, whole genome shotgun sequence genome:
- the LOC124543893 gene encoding uncharacterized protein LOC124543893 codes for MANAIKAIKDKEMGFLKASKTYGVPKTTLIRLSKMEDQPLSDVTNQKLGRKSTLPSELEAELCDYILEIEKCGFGLTRRDIRSLAYQLAEKNNLKHSFSLHNESAGRSWLRLFLKRHPNLSFRRPTGTSIARMKRFNKENVNAFFDLLESSFDKFQYSATNVYNVDETGISVVPSKMPEILALKGKKQIGTVTSAERGSTITCVICMSAGGTFVPPMMIFPRKRDNPLLMKGAPLGAIHSCHPSGWIQLDSFTQWFEHFLKHVKPSASSPVLLILDGHTSHTRNIKVVDLARENHVHLLSLPPHSSHKMQPLDKTFMSPLKKYLTEETRKRLRMQPRAVTHFDIAELFGLAYIRAQRAELAISGFRTTGIYPVNRHVFEDHDFIDEDLPEVGHQVGPSNEPARGIMTPVHIIPNNPISEPDNCLPEPRAVVTPEPQSVNEIIPQIVDGHHQANDQSGVPTLTMNNLIPSPSTSSRSYLSPKMLQPIPRLTKTVSNRGRKGTKPTILTSSPYKRDLETSIQKNLTKNKPKRAPKKTPKKMPKKTVQKKRKISKERKSSSSSSDNSDYSVNDSTDESPDRSQNGKCLYCNGLFSEDVMGEKWIQCASCKQWAHEDCAGIEDMVDFYVCELCNSD; via the coding sequence ATGGCAAATGCAATTAAAGCAATAAAAGATAAGGAAATGGGTTTTTTGAAAGCATCCAAAACATACGGAGTACCCAAAACAACGCTTATACGTTTATCTAAAATGGAAGACCAACCACTTAGTGACGTTACGAACCAGAAACTTGGAAGAAAATCGACTTTGCCGAGTGAATTGGAAGCTGAATTATGCGATTATATTCTAGAAATTGAAAAATGTGGATTTGGTCTTACGCGCAGGGACATCAGATCTTTGGCTTACCAGCTAGCGGAAAAGAACAATTTAAAGCACTCGTTTTCACTACATAATGAATCTGCAGGAAGATCATGGCTGAGGTTATTCCTTAAGCGCCATCCTAATCTATCCTTTCGCCGTCCAACGGGCACATCAATTGCTAGAATGAAaagatttaacaaagaaaatgtAAATGCATTTTTTGACTTATTGGAGAGCTCTTTTGATAAATTTCAGTATTCTGCAACTAATGTATACAACGTGGACGAAACTGGCATTTCAGTAGTGCCATCAAAAATGCCGGAGATATTAGCACTCAAGGGCAAAAAACAAATAGGAACCGTAACGTCAGCAGAACGTGGATCAACGATCACTTGTGTAATATGTATGAGTGCAGGTGGCACTTTTGTTCCACCGATGATGATATTTCCGAGGAAACGGGACAATCCACTGCTGATGAAAGGTGCTCCACTTGGTGCCATCCATTCTTGTCATCCATCTGGATGGATACAACTTGATTCATTCACACAATGGTTCGagcattttttaaaacatgtgAAACCAAGTGCTTCATCACCAGTTCTGCTGATTTTAGACGGTCATACAAGCCACACTAGAAACATTAAAGTAGTGGATTTAGCGAGAGAAAACCATGTTCACTTGCTGTCTCTGCCTCCACACTCAAGTCACAAAATGCAGCCCCTTGATAAAACATTCATGAGtccattaaaaaagtatttgacTGAAGAAACTCGCAAACGACTAAGAATGCAACCTCGAGCAGTAACACATTTTGACATTGCGGAATTATTTGGTCTAGCCTACATACGAGCTCAGCGTGCAGAATTGGCCATTAGCGGTTTTCGTACAACTGGGATATATCCTGTTAATAGACACGTCTTTGAAGATCATGATTTTATTGACGAAGACCTTCCAGAAGTAGGCCATCAAGTGGGGCCATCTAATGAACCAGCCCGCGGTATAATGACACCAGTTCATATAATTCCCAATAACCCGATATCTGAACCCGATAACTGCTTACCTGAGCCAAGGGCTGTTGTAACTCCAGAACCTCAATCTGTGAACGAAATAATACCCCAAATCGTTGATGGACATCACCAAGCAAACGACCAATCAGGAGTGCCAACATTgactatgaataatttaatacctAGCCCCTCTACATCATCTAGATCATATTTGTCGCCAAAGATGTTGCAGCCTATACCGCGTTTAACGAAAACTGTCAGTAACAGAGGAAGAAAAGGCACCAAGCCTACAATTTTGACATCTTCACCTTATAAACGAGATTTAGAAACGTCGAtacaaaagaatttaacaaagaataagCCAAAAAGAGCGCCAAAAAAAACACCAAAGAAAATGCCGAAGAAAACAGttcaaaagaaaagaaagatcTCAAAAGAAAGAAAGTCATCGTCTTCGAGTTCTGATAACAGTGATTATTCAGTCAACGATAGTACAGATGAAAGTCCAGACCGTTCCCAAAATGGTAAATGTTTGTATTGTAATGGGCTTTTTTCTGAAGACGTTATGGGAGAGAAATGGATCCAATGTGCATCATGTAAGCAGTGGGCTCATGAGGACTGTGCTGGCATAGAAGATATGGTTGATTTCTATGTCTGCGAATTGTGTAACAGTGATTAG